The following coding sequences are from one Bacteroidia bacterium window:
- a CDS encoding SPFH domain-containing protein translates to MEKAKTLSANSGYYGLLIGFIMLLSPLINILILENPVIIGITIFIALLGIFAFAGLMVVDPNESRVLILFGKYNGTVKQNGFYWVNPFNIKKKVSLRARNFDSELIKVNDKIGNPILIGVILVWKVDETFKAAFAVDDYVNFIKIQTESAIRKLAHSYPYDNFDDEEKDISLRSGGDEINHKLEEEIRERLEIAGINVLEARISNLAYAPEIASAMLQRQQATAVVAARFKIVEGAVSMVEMALEQLSEKKIVDLDEEKKAAMVSNLMVVLCSDKSASPIVNAGTLNH, encoded by the coding sequence ATGGAAAAAGCTAAAACATTATCAGCAAATTCGGGTTATTATGGTCTACTAATTGGATTTATTATGTTATTATCGCCGTTAATTAACATTTTAATTCTTGAAAACCCTGTAATAATCGGCATTACAATTTTTATTGCATTACTTGGGATATTTGCATTTGCAGGCTTAATGGTTGTAGATCCAAATGAATCAAGAGTTCTTATTCTGTTTGGAAAATATAACGGAACAGTAAAGCAAAATGGTTTTTATTGGGTAAACCCGTTTAATATTAAAAAGAAAGTAAGTCTTAGAGCAAGAAATTTTGATAGCGAACTTATTAAGGTTAATGATAAAATTGGAAATCCAATATTAATCGGTGTTATTTTAGTTTGGAAAGTTGACGAAACATTTAAGGCAGCTTTTGCAGTAGATGATTATGTTAACTTTATTAAAATACAGACCGAATCTGCAATAAGAAAATTAGCTCATTCGTACCCTTACGACAATTTTGACGACGAAGAAAAAGATATAAGTTTACGTTCTGGTGGCGACGAAATAAACCACAAACTCGAAGAAGAAATACGTGAAAGATTAGAAATAGCGGGAATTAATGTACTCGAAGCTCGTATCAGTAACTTAGCTTATGCCCCTGAAATTGCAAGTGCTATGTTACAAAGACAACAAGCAACAGCTGTTGTTGCAGCAAGATTTAAAATAGTTGAAGGTGCTGTAAGTATGGTTGAAATGGCATTGGAACAACTTTCAGAAAAGAAAATTGTTGACCTTGATGAAGAAAAGAAAGCTGCAATGGTAAGTAATTTAATGGTTGTTCTTTGTTCAGATAAATCTGCCTCCCCTATTGTTAACGCAGGAACATTAAACCATTAG
- a CDS encoding tetratricopeptide repeat protein, producing MFLRILCFCNIALFCTLLISCNSGESDKNNKQFVDSIAIETDTVQMLENALIQDSLNIDNRLDLALRYYSKYEFEKAIFHFSKIINIDSKNLDAIINLGNVYYDTQRFDKALEYYQQALVLDDNNINVRCDYATCYLNINKPEIAIEILNENIKRNFNHAQSHYNLAIIYKQLGKIKESDNEMKIFNSITPN from the coding sequence ATGTTTTTACGTATACTTTGTTTTTGCAATATTGCATTATTCTGCACATTACTAATATCGTGCAATTCCGGCGAATCCGATAAAAATAACAAGCAATTTGTGGATAGTATTGCTATTGAAACTGACACAGTGCAAATGCTTGAAAATGCACTAATTCAGGATTCGTTAAATATTGATAACAGACTTGATCTTGCTTTAAGGTATTATTCCAAATATGAATTTGAAAAGGCCATATTTCATTTTTCTAAAATAATAAATATTGACAGTAAAAATTTAGATGCAATTATCAATTTAGGAAATGTTTATTATGATACCCAGCGGTTCGATAAAGCGTTGGAATATTATCAGCAAGCGCTTGTGCTTGACGATAACAATATAAACGTCAGGTGCGATTATGCAACTTGTTATTTAAATATAAATAAGCCCGAAATTGCTATTGAAATTTTGAATGAGAATATAAAAAGAAATTTTAATCACGCTCAGTCGCATTATAACTTAGCTATAATATACAAACAGCTAGGAAAAATAAAGGAATCTGATAACGAGATGAAAATATTTAATTCCATTACACCAAATTAA
- a CDS encoding Arc family DNA-binding protein, whose protein sequence is MGKKKAFVLRLNEETLEAVQKWADDEFRSINGQLEWIIDLSLKKAGRQKKSKEEKIQ, encoded by the coding sequence GTGGGAAAAAAGAAAGCTTTTGTATTACGATTGAACGAGGAAACTCTTGAAGCTGTACAGAAATGGGCAGATGATGAATTCAGGAGTATTAACGGACAACTTGAGTGGATAATTGATCTATCGCTTAAAAAAGCTGGTCGCCAGAAAAAATCCAAAGAAGAAAAGATACAATAA
- a CDS encoding SH3-like domain-containing protein — translation MRLFLISIALFVIGFTSSCQTDQTENKNPNSHKIEVTEVLGAGSYTYLKGKENDKEIWLAVTAMDAKVGDVYYYEGAMEMNQFKSKELNRTFESVYFVDKISKEPITDKAATTNAMGNTQQAMTSPGPVTVEKKEIKIEAAAGTITVGELFKNKANYAGKTVKIKAEVTKFSVEIMKKNWIHLQDGTEADGKFDLTVTTAEEFKVGDIVTIEGTVAIDKDFGYGYFYDVLVEDAKVVK, via the coding sequence ATGAGACTCTTTTTAATTTCTATAGCATTATTTGTAATTGGTTTCACATCTTCTTGTCAGACAGATCAGACCGAAAACAAAAATCCAAATTCGCACAAAATTGAAGTAACAGAAGTTCTTGGTGCAGGCTCATATACATATTTAAAAGGTAAAGAAAATGATAAAGAAATATGGCTTGCTGTTACAGCAATGGATGCTAAAGTTGGTGATGTTTACTATTATGAAGGTGCAATGGAAATGAATCAATTTAAAAGTAAAGAGTTAAACAGAACTTTTGAGTCAGTTTATTTTGTAGATAAAATTTCTAAAGAACCTATTACAGATAAAGCTGCAACTACAAATGCAATGGGTAATACACAGCAGGCAATGACAAGTCCGGGTCCAGTTACTGTTGAGAAAAAAGAAATTAAAATTGAAGCGGCTGCAGGTACAATTACTGTTGGTGAATTATTTAAGAATAAAGCAAACTATGCTGGTAAAACTGTAAAGATAAAAGCCGAAGTAACAAAGTTCAGCGTAGAAATTATGAAAAAGAACTGGATTCATTTACAGGATGGAACAGAAGCGGACGGCAAATTTGACTTGACAGTTACAACAGCCGAAGAATTTAAGGTTGGAGATATTGTAACCATAGAAGGAACTGTTGCTATTGATAAAGACTTTGGTTATGGTTATTTTTATGATGTTTTGGTTGAAGATGCAAAAGTTGTAAAATAA